Proteins from one Mycobacterium sp. SMC-2 genomic window:
- a CDS encoding lipoprotein LpqH, with protein MTINDHALPETHTVKCIPMGSVTMVTTGDNAMGTKAFVSNESSLTAKSVNISDLGGFTGSYAQGLQGAADVSLHSYTYTIRGRAEGFDTGNPSLRATGTFTIKVGC; from the coding sequence GTGACGATCAACGATCATGCTCTTCCCGAGACCCACACGGTGAAGTGCATACCGATGGGATCGGTCACTATGGTTACTACCGGTGACAATGCGATGGGCACAAAGGCGTTTGTGTCCAACGAAAGTTCGCTGACCGCAAAGTCGGTCAACATCAGCGATCTGGGCGGCTTCACCGGCAGCTACGCCCAAGGCCTCCAGGGCGCCGCCGACGTAAGCCTGCATAGTTACACCTACACCATCCGTGGACGTGCCGAGGGCTTCGACACCGGCAACCCCAGCTTGAGGGCAACCGGCACGTTCACAATCAAGGTCGGCTGTTAG
- a CDS encoding DUF732 domain-containing protein — MRSFQVVVAAALAMGGTAVATAPSAGADAVAYLLNVTVRPGYNFANADQALAYGHGICDKIARGDGYPSIARDIKADFNTSDEYQATYLIAQAAQELCPSLIWQLRNSAANYVPPPP, encoded by the coding sequence ATGCGGTCGTTTCAAGTCGTTGTCGCGGCGGCCTTGGCGATGGGCGGCACTGCTGTTGCGACCGCTCCGAGCGCGGGGGCCGACGCTGTGGCGTATCTGCTCAACGTGACGGTTCGACCCGGGTACAACTTCGCGAACGCCGACCAAGCCCTCGCCTATGGTCACGGAATATGCGACAAGATCGCCCGAGGCGACGGTTATCCCAGCATCGCGCGCGACATCAAAGCGGATTTCAATACGTCTGACGAGTATCAGGCGACATACCTGATAGCCCAGGCCGCCCAGGAACTGTGCCCTAGCCTAATTTGGCAGCTGCGGAATTCGGCGGCGAACTACGTTCCGCCGCCGCCCTGA
- a CDS encoding CAP domain-containing protein: MRCGPLHLPALIAAGALLGIPAAHADGDNNTLIPNNKRLNDGVVANVYTVQHQAGCTNDVRINPQLQLAAQRHTEDVLNNRALDGDVGSDGSNPQDRANAAGFHGPVAETVAINQSIAISGNDLINRWYYNPDYFKIMSNCANSQMGVWSLNSPDRTVVVAVYGQPQAAASGRGGGATPLNTDGQNVPLDPSPDYDASDELEFGINWLPWILRGVYPPPGNPPE, from the coding sequence ATGCGGTGTGGGCCGCTGCACCTGCCTGCCTTGATCGCCGCCGGCGCCCTGCTGGGCATCCCCGCCGCGCATGCAGATGGTGACAACAACACGCTCATACCGAACAATAAGCGACTCAACGACGGTGTTGTCGCCAACGTCTACACCGTGCAGCATCAGGCAGGCTGCACGAACGACGTTAGGATCAACCCGCAACTGCAACTTGCTGCGCAGCGGCACACTGAGGATGTGCTGAACAACCGCGCCCTCGATGGTGATGTCGGTTCGGACGGGTCTAACCCACAAGACCGCGCCAATGCGGCCGGTTTCCATGGTCCGGTGGCAGAAACGGTGGCGATCAATCAGTCGATCGCAATCAGCGGCAATGACTTGATCAACCGGTGGTATTACAACCCCGACTATTTCAAGATCATGTCCAATTGCGCCAACAGCCAAATGGGGGTCTGGTCGTTAAACAGTCCGGATCGTACCGTTGTGGTTGCGGTCTACGGACAGCCACAAGCCGCTGCCTCGGGGCGGGGCGGAGGAGCAACGCCGCTAAACACCGACGGGCAGAACGTTCCGCTCGACCCCAGTCCCGACTATGACGCTAGCGATGAACTCGAGTTCGGCATCAACTGGCTGCCGTGGATCCTGAGGGGCGTGTACCCGCCGCCGGGCAATCCTCCCGAGTAG